Proteins co-encoded in one Pseudochaenichthys georgianus chromosome 22, fPseGeo1.2, whole genome shotgun sequence genomic window:
- the LOC117467402 gene encoding sterile alpha motif domain-containing protein 3-like isoform X1: MKWKSDADTSMMLLRVILSPEDIRRVTLEDVPSSVDDLCAKLRNTLGLRGNFILQFEDSDFGNQLCNLTDIKELPAERATLKVLFTSSEVVSDSTLDTVSFDSPSSSQSTEWPDPFVVPAFSHDVEYQLRAANDAYAQDQTVMVISKGVKSEILDRLADIISKITAYPNKDHYESVAKALVAKHPCLKEPGSGRGWYCWVFSLRFKMGNYRQRMMAAGCPEVLVNKRKRGEENHKPVKKSKKGEIHYLPEPPEGQTTGKSEKDRNTMALEVQKKDSDLQLLGELMIATFSQRRKEIIGDEPLISAVMERWPALFGQRQLCAEFSRIVTKDLLKSLLEGLDAMVPSLLEAYKAAVASGRRSAMSGVLQCLQKEDTNQSRRTAALLGLPIFFAEDSSNVIRMCDAHGETLDVILKGMQVGLLIGHEGPLLDSFPLEVFNVAVVVEEKIILHDLRDVPTGFAMLMGAIYCLNLEYPRNMKYSFEFLQKVIMTIKPDQCSARIHGLRNKLLRYHL; the protein is encoded by the exons ATGAAGTGGAAAT CTGATGCAGACACCTCAATGATGCTTCTCAGAGTTATCCTCTCACCTGAAGATATAAGGCGGGTCACCCTAGAAGATGTTCCCTCATCAGTTGATGATCTGTGTGCAAAACTGCGCAACACTCTTGGTCTCCGAGGGAACTTCATTTTACAGTTTGAAGATTCGGACTTTGGGAATCAGCTCTGCAATTTGACAGACATTAAGGAGCTACCAGCGGAACGAGCCACTCTGAAGGTTTTGTTCACATCTTCTGAGGTGGTTTCTGACTCAACACTGGATACTGTAAGCTTTGATTCCCCAAGTAGCAGTCAATCGACAGAATGGCCCGATCCTTTTGTTGTTCCAGCTTTCTCCCATGATGTTGAGTATCAGCTGAGAGCAGCAAATGATGCGTATGCCCAGGATCAAACTGTGATGGTCATCTCAAAGGGTGTGAAAAGTGAAATACTGGACAGACTTGCAGATATCATATCTAAAATCACAGCCTATCCCAACAAAGACCATTATGAAAGTGTAGCAAAAGCTCTTGTTGCAAAGCACCCATGTCTCAAAGAGCCAGGGTCAGGTAGAGGGTGGTATTGCTGGGTATTTAGTTTGAGATTCAAGATGGGCAATTACCGTCAGAGAATGATGGCAGCTGGATGCCCTGAAGTTCTtgtaaataaaagaaaaagggGCGAGGAAAACCACAAGCCAgtcaaaaagtcaaaaaaaggAGAGATCCACTACCTGCCAGAGCCACCTGAGGGACAGACTACTGGGAAGTCAGAGAAAGATCGCAATACCATGGCACTGGAAGTGCAGAAGAAGGACTCCGATTTACAGCTTCTGGGTGAACTGATGATCGCAACATTCTCACAGCGAAGAAAGGAGATCATCGGTGATGAGCCACTGATCTCTGCTGTCATGGAGAGATGGCCTGCATTGTTTGGTCAGAGACAG CTATGTGCCGAGTTCAGCAGAATCGTCACCAAAGACCTGCTGAAATCTTTGCTGGAAGGACTAGATGCCATGGTTCCAAGTCTGTTGGAGGCTTACAAAGCTGCTGTAGCATCTGGAAGAAGGTCGGCCATGAGTGGTGTTCTGCAGTGTCTTCAGAAAGAG GACACAAACCAGAGCAGAAGAACGGCTGCCCTACTCGGTCTTCCAATATTTTTTGCAGAGGATTCCTCCAACGTTATCAGGATGTGTGAT GCTCATGGAGAAACTCTCGATGTGATCCTGAAAGGAATGCAGGTTGGACTGTTGATTGGACATGAAGGCCCTCTGCTTGACTCATTTCCTCTGGAAGTCTTCAATGTGGCCGTGGTGGTAGAAGAGAAGATCATCCTACATGACCTCCGAGATGTGCCCACAGGCTTTGCCATGTTAATGGGGGCAATCTACTGCCTCAACCTCGAGTACCCCCGCAACATGAAATACTCTTTTGAGTTCCTTCAAAAGGTCATCATGACCATCAAACCAGACCAGTGCTCTGCAAGAATCCATGGACTCAGAAATAAACTGCTGAGATATCACCTCTAA
- the LOC117467402 gene encoding sterile alpha motif domain-containing protein 3-like isoform X2, whose amino-acid sequence MMLLRVILSPEDIRRVTLEDVPSSVDDLCAKLRNTLGLRGNFILQFEDSDFGNQLCNLTDIKELPAERATLKVLFTSSEVVSDSTLDTVSFDSPSSSQSTEWPDPFVVPAFSHDVEYQLRAANDAYAQDQTVMVISKGVKSEILDRLADIISKITAYPNKDHYESVAKALVAKHPCLKEPGSGRGWYCWVFSLRFKMGNYRQRMMAAGCPEVLVNKRKRGEENHKPVKKSKKGEIHYLPEPPEGQTTGKSEKDRNTMALEVQKKDSDLQLLGELMIATFSQRRKEIIGDEPLISAVMERWPALFGQRQLCAEFSRIVTKDLLKSLLEGLDAMVPSLLEAYKAAVASGRRSAMSGVLQCLQKEDTNQSRRTAALLGLPIFFAEDSSNVIRMCDAHGETLDVILKGMQVGLLIGHEGPLLDSFPLEVFNVAVVVEEKIILHDLRDVPTGFAMLMGAIYCLNLEYPRNMKYSFEFLQKVIMTIKPDQCSARIHGLRNKLLRYHL is encoded by the exons ATGATGCTTCTCAGAGTTATCCTCTCACCTGAAGATATAAGGCGGGTCACCCTAGAAGATGTTCCCTCATCAGTTGATGATCTGTGTGCAAAACTGCGCAACACTCTTGGTCTCCGAGGGAACTTCATTTTACAGTTTGAAGATTCGGACTTTGGGAATCAGCTCTGCAATTTGACAGACATTAAGGAGCTACCAGCGGAACGAGCCACTCTGAAGGTTTTGTTCACATCTTCTGAGGTGGTTTCTGACTCAACACTGGATACTGTAAGCTTTGATTCCCCAAGTAGCAGTCAATCGACAGAATGGCCCGATCCTTTTGTTGTTCCAGCTTTCTCCCATGATGTTGAGTATCAGCTGAGAGCAGCAAATGATGCGTATGCCCAGGATCAAACTGTGATGGTCATCTCAAAGGGTGTGAAAAGTGAAATACTGGACAGACTTGCAGATATCATATCTAAAATCACAGCCTATCCCAACAAAGACCATTATGAAAGTGTAGCAAAAGCTCTTGTTGCAAAGCACCCATGTCTCAAAGAGCCAGGGTCAGGTAGAGGGTGGTATTGCTGGGTATTTAGTTTGAGATTCAAGATGGGCAATTACCGTCAGAGAATGATGGCAGCTGGATGCCCTGAAGTTCTtgtaaataaaagaaaaagggGCGAGGAAAACCACAAGCCAgtcaaaaagtcaaaaaaaggAGAGATCCACTACCTGCCAGAGCCACCTGAGGGACAGACTACTGGGAAGTCAGAGAAAGATCGCAATACCATGGCACTGGAAGTGCAGAAGAAGGACTCCGATTTACAGCTTCTGGGTGAACTGATGATCGCAACATTCTCACAGCGAAGAAAGGAGATCATCGGTGATGAGCCACTGATCTCTGCTGTCATGGAGAGATGGCCTGCATTGTTTGGTCAGAGACAG CTATGTGCCGAGTTCAGCAGAATCGTCACCAAAGACCTGCTGAAATCTTTGCTGGAAGGACTAGATGCCATGGTTCCAAGTCTGTTGGAGGCTTACAAAGCTGCTGTAGCATCTGGAAGAAGGTCGGCCATGAGTGGTGTTCTGCAGTGTCTTCAGAAAGAG GACACAAACCAGAGCAGAAGAACGGCTGCCCTACTCGGTCTTCCAATATTTTTTGCAGAGGATTCCTCCAACGTTATCAGGATGTGTGAT GCTCATGGAGAAACTCTCGATGTGATCCTGAAAGGAATGCAGGTTGGACTGTTGATTGGACATGAAGGCCCTCTGCTTGACTCATTTCCTCTGGAAGTCTTCAATGTGGCCGTGGTGGTAGAAGAGAAGATCATCCTACATGACCTCCGAGATGTGCCCACAGGCTTTGCCATGTTAATGGGGGCAATCTACTGCCTCAACCTCGAGTACCCCCGCAACATGAAATACTCTTTTGAGTTCCTTCAAAAGGTCATCATGACCATCAAACCAGACCAGTGCTCTGCAAGAATCCATGGACTCAGAAATAAACTGCTGAGATATCACCTCTAA